TGTTGTAAAGCTTCTAAGCGGAGCATCTTATAAAGCGTTGCATCTTCTGCGTTCAGTTGACGGATTTTCAAGTACCCCACCTCCTGCTTTTAGTATAGAACAAACCGACTCATGAAAAAGAGGACGACATCAAGTGATATCGTCCTCCATTAACGTATTAAGGTGTTCGGAAGTTAATCGTGAAGTACGGTGAATCGTCTCGGAACGCAACACCGACATCTGCCTGTTTAAAACTCTTTTGAAGGATGTTATCGCGGTGTCCTTTTGAGTTCATCAAGCCCCAATGCGCTGCAAAGACGTTCGGGTATCCCATCGAGAGGTTTTCACCGGCTCCCCTGAACTTGATACCGCCACGTTCCATTCGATCGAACGGATCACGCCCTTGTGGATCCGTATGCGAGAAGAAGTTGTTCTTCGCCATGTTCTCACTATGACCACGTGTGACCGGCTTCAATGCTGTGTACGGAGCTAACGGATTCAACTTATAGTCAGCTCGTTCCCAGTTCATCAACCGAAGCATCAGTTTTTCATCTGTCGTGCGTAACGCATTCGATGCGGTACCGTAGAAGCCTTTTTTCTTCGCTTCGACGTCTTTTGGAATCGCAAGCGTCGCTTTGACCTTATTACCGTCATGCTGATCGAAGAAGTATGTCACGTAGTTGCCTTTCTTCTCATAAACGGCTGCATGATCTAGGTTCAACATGTAGTTCGTGTTCCCTTTACGGTATGACTTGACTGCCGTCCACCCTTTTTTCTTCAACGACGATTCTGTATCTTTATTGAGAACGGCGCCTTGCGTCGTCACTCCGTTCTTGAAACGATACTTCCCGTAGTCTTTTCCATCCTTCGTCAAGGCGACGAATTCTTCTGTTGATGTCCGTCTGACTTCCCAGTCGTATCCTGGATACTCACTGCTATATCGATCAATCAGCTTGCCGCCGCTTTTCGGATAATCGGCTTCTGCTTGTTCCATTGGAATGTTCTCATAGCCGAAAAAGGCTACTGCTGCTACTCCGATGATCAACCATTTTTTCATGTCTTCGTTTCGCCTCCTTCTATTTCATTACCTTTATTTTAAAAGAAAATCATTCCTTCGAACAGTCATTGGCTCTCATTCGTCTAAATCACATCTTTCGTCCACAAATCCGACATATTTAATGATACCGCTCTCATTTAGGTGAAATGCTTTTGTTTAGTCGATTCTTGAAATCATTTAGTACACATACTAAATGATTTTCCCCTATTGTTAAAATGTGTGAACATTCTTTTATTTCATTCTAAGCGATTTTTGATTGCTCTCCGATTCTCGACTCGGTATCATTAGAATTCGTAAGCCAAACTTTCAATGCTTTTCCAAATAACATAATGATGTGAAGGAGTTGACCTATGGTTTTACTATATTTCATTTACGAATCCATCGCCTTCTTACCGATTCAACAATACTTATTTTCTGGATGGATGATTCTTGTCGCCTTGACCGTATCGTTTAGTTTAGCTAATGCACACGAAGATGTCCGTCTGAATCAACGCCTCGGTTTCGAGTTGCTCGTACCAGGATCAGGTATGCTATTATCCAAGAAATTCATTCCTGGTCTTGCCATCATTCTTCTTTTGATTTTGGTCCACTTCACCTATATGTTCCGCGTCATCCCTCTACCGATTGCTTTAATTTCGACACTTTCCATCAGTACACTCTCACTTCTTTCGCTTTTGATCCCAGCACGCAAAAAAGCGGACCGTTAAGTCCGCTTTTTAATGTCATTGATATTTTGTTGTTTCAGTTAATTTGTATTTGTTCGACAGTTCAAGCCAAATTGTTTTTCCTTTGATTGTCTTCACTTGAATGTATGGACGACCTTGCGAAACACGGAGTGCGAGCAATTCACCCTGTTGATCGGCGTGTGTTTCACTCGCTTTATCCCAGTTGCGACCTAGTTTTCGTTCAACGAAGATATGTTTCCCTTTTTGGACAGCACGCCAGTTTCCGACTTCTGCTTTTCCTTTGACCGGTACAGCCGTCTCTGCACCTTGAATCGAGATGATTGCTGGATCGTGGTCACTCGCGCTACCGTCTGCTTCCATATACTCTGAGTTGATATTGACGATATCAGACGACGTGTATGACTTCAGGTTGTTCGAGATCAAGATGTGGTCGAGCACCTGTGCGTTTCCGTTATAGACATAAGAGTAACGCTCCGATTCCGGAAGATCGTCGACTGTGTTCCACAAGTTATCGCCTTTTAAGATATCAAGCGTCTTCGAAAACTGGAAGTCGTTCAAGTCACCGAGTACGACGACGTTCGATCCTTTGACTTCTGTCTTCAATTCAGAGACGAAATCTTGGACGATGTTCGCGATTGCATGACGCTGGACTTCACTCTTACGTACAACCGGTTGGTTTTTACCGAAGTCCGCTCCGTCGCCACCTTTTGAGTTGAAGTGGTTCGCGATGACATGATACGAATCACCGTTAAAGAGGAATTCTGCGACGAGTGGTTTCCGTGAACTCGCGAAGTTCGGATCCGTCGGCTGAATGCGACCTGGGTTTTTCGTTAACTTACCATCTTCCACCGAAACGGCTTCTGTCGCGCCACCCTTTTCACCTGGTGCGAGTGACACACGTGCTGGATTGTAGAGGAATCCGACACGGATGTTTCCGCCTGGCTGTCCGCCATCCTTCTTGTCTTCTGGTGCGATATCCGTATACGCATAGCGAATTCCTGTTTTTGCTTCGATTGCTGCAATTAATGTCTCGAATGATTTTGAGGCATCAACCGTGCCACTATCTGTTGCACCATCGTTATCCTGCATCTCTGTCAAACCAACGATGTCCGGTGTCTTGAGGAATGTCGCGATACCTTCTGAGACGCGATCGACTTTTCCAGCGTCTGCTGTCGAGGCAAAGTTCTCAACGTTGTAAGAAGCAACTGTCAAACGAGACTCACCCGTTTCGATGTTCGTCGGTTGACGATCCGCTTCGCGCGTGATGAGTTCCGGCAGATCCGCTGCTTTTGCGAGTACTTTATAAGCCGAATAGTTATAGCTCATGACACCTTCGATTGTTCCGTTGAATGTATCACCAGCTTTCGCACGGTACGACGAGCTGCCCATCTCGACGAAGAGACGCTCTGGATTGACGTTGTCTTTCGTCAGAATCGGAGTTCCGCGTTTCGTGTAGACCTTATCCGCTGTCTGCGTCCGAACTGGAATCGTCCGGTTCGCTTGTGGTCCTGTGACGATTGCGTTCGGTAAAGCGACACGC
This window of the Exiguobacterium acetylicum genome carries:
- a CDS encoding CAP domain-containing protein, which gives rise to MKKWLIIGVAAVAFFGYENIPMEQAEADYPKSGGKLIDRYSSEYPGYDWEVRRTSTEEFVALTKDGKDYGKYRFKNGVTTQGAVLNKDTESSLKKKGWTAVKSYRKGNTNYMLNLDHAAVYEKKGNYVTYFFDQHDGNKVKATLAIPKDVEAKKKGFYGTASNALRTTDEKLMLRLMNWERADYKLNPLAPYTALKPVTRGHSENMAKNNFFSHTDPQGRDPFDRMERGGIKFRGAGENLSMGYPNVFAAHWGLMNSKGHRDNILQKSFKQADVGVAFRDDSPYFTINFRTP
- a CDS encoding FN3 associated domain-containing protein, with amino-acid sequence MKYGSTFGKWALAGVLTAGILPQAGLVGAEGEGVILSEYIEGTSNNKAIELYNGSGQIIDLADYTLVQYTNGGPSEAKITLSGKVDPGKTFVIANSSANADIKAKAQLTTGSLNFNGNDPIALKKGDVVLDIIGPLGSSTDFAKDTTLVRKSGVTSGAKTYEPSQWTSFPVDTLTNLGSHQTEAGDVLAAPTASPVSEVERGDQVTLSGEGTIHYTVDGTTPTVDSPVYSSPITINDEVTIQAVAVKDGKTSAVSTFKYYIAPPITKISNIQGVAHTSPYADQLVRTTGVVTYVVDANNFYMQDPNPDNDSRTSEGILVYAKNHGAAVGQKVATTGYVKEWLLGGYSDKFDTDLAVTEISTVNLVKGALNEGLPASIVLGDKGVLIPTQVVDNDSFAQFDPEEDAIDLYESLEGMRVALPNAIVTGPQANRTIPVRTQTADKVYTKRGTPILTKDNVNPERLFVEMGSSSYRAKAGDTFNGTIEGVMSYNYSAYKVLAKAADLPELITREADRQPTNIETGESRLTVASYNVENFASTADAGKVDRVSEGIATFLKTPDIVGLTEMQDNDGATDSGTVDASKSFETLIAAIEAKTGIRYAYTDIAPEDKKDGGQPGGNIRVGFLYNPARVSLAPGEKGGATEAVSVEDGKLTKNPGRIQPTDPNFASSRKPLVAEFLFNGDSYHVIANHFNSKGGDGADFGKNQPVVRKSEVQRHAIANIVQDFVSELKTEVKGSNVVVLGDLNDFQFSKTLDILKGDNLWNTVDDLPESERYSYVYNGNAQVLDHILISNNLKSYTSSDIVNINSEYMEADGSASDHDPAIISIQGAETAVPVKGKAEVGNWRAVQKGKHIFVERKLGRNWDKASETHADQQGELLALRVSQGRPYIQVKTIKGKTIWLELSNKYKLTETTKYQ